One window from the genome of Hoplias malabaricus isolate fHopMal1 chromosome X2, fHopMal1.hap1, whole genome shotgun sequence encodes:
- the LOC136676855 gene encoding myogenesis-regulating glycosidase-like — MPECIQEVVKMYQIVPVTVGDVGLSAMRHYTPPKKKRVDRQGRRMIAASLIGAVLVIAAVASWCYYSASLSKADLLKTELLDLRKNGFIIHNQAGAVVFQMAFRSGSLDLDSCSQEGRKLSCSRSSAGQLNFFIETVKPKDTVMCYRVRWEELEAYRAVEHAMSYNSSHWYGGAETWSQHWPIVFAGNQEPKPFITSDIYSNPQAFGGILERYWLSSNATAIKINDSVPFHLGWDDNSKTLRFQARYDNSPYKPDLGQPLRAELSYRVCVGYDVTSIHKYMVRRYFNKPNKVPSEVVFRQPIWSTWALHKTAVNQEKLLKYASEIKKHGFNWSHLELDDRYTSSYGEFEFDPEKFPNASEMFQKLKDDGFKVTLWTHPFVNYNSTNFGIGVEKGLFVREPSGELPALIRWWNGIGGILDYTNPETRDWYASHLRTMKNKYGIASFKFDAGETSYLPQQFSTLMPLQDPSVFTRRYTEMAIPFNDRAELRSGYQSQNISCFFRIVDRDSLWGYDLGLKSIIPTVLTVSILGYQFVLPDMIGGNAYPNRTEGHQGLPDRELYIRWLELSAFMPAMEFSIPPWVYDDEVVEIAKKFTAIHETLVAPRVLELASEVLDTGDPIIRPLWWIATEDEAAYKIDSQFLIGDDLMVAPVLEPGKQERDIYLPAGRWRSYKGEHFDKGPIYLTDYPVDLDEIAYFVWSG, encoded by the exons ATGCCAGAGTGTATCCAGGAGGTTGTAAAGATGTACCAAATTGTCCCAGTCACTGTTGGCGATGTTGGCCTTAGTGCCATGCGCCATTACACGCCTCCAAAGAAGAAGCGAGTGGATCGACAGGGAAGGCGTATGATCGCAGCAAGCTTGATAGGTGCAGTGTTGGTCATCGCAGCTGTGGCGTCCTGGTGTTATTACTCTGCCTCATTAAGCAAGGCAGACTTACTGAAGACTGAACTGTTAGACCTCCGTAAAAATGGCTTTATCATCCACAACCAAGCTGGAGCTGTTGTGTTCCAAATGGCTTTTAG ATCAGGCTCTCTTGATTTGGATTCCTGCTCACAGGAGGGCAGAAAACTCAGCTGCAGTCGATCCAGTGCAGGACAGCTTAATTTCTTCATTGAGACCGTGAAACCCAAGGATACAGTGATGTGTTATCGTGTGCGTTGGGAAGAACTTGAAGCTTACCGTGCTGTAGAACATGCCATGTCCTACAACAGTTCACACTGGTATGGTGGGGCAGAAACATGGTCTCAGCATTGGCCAATTGTTTTTGCTGGGAACCAAGAACCTAAGCCGTTTATCACAAGCGATATTTATTCGAATCCACAAGCATTTGGAGGAATCCTGGAGCGCTACTGGCTGTCTTCCAATGCAACAGCTATCAAAATCAATGACTCCGTCCCTTTCCATCTGGGCTGGGATGATAACAGCAAGACTCTGAGATTTCAGGCGAGGTACGACAACAGCCCTTACAAGCCAGATCTTGGACAGCCTCTCCGTGCTGAATTGAGCTACCGTGTCTGTGTTGGGTACGATGTCACTTCCATACATAAATACATGGTCCGTCGTTATTTTAACAAACCCAATAAAGTTCCATCTGAAGTTGTTTTCAGACAGCCCATTTGGTCCACCTGGGCCTTGCACAAGACAGCAGTGAATCAGGAGAAGCTGCTGAAGTATGCATCAGAGATAAAAAAACATGGCTTCAACTGGAGTCATCTAGAGTTAGATGATAGATATACGAGCAGCTATGGGGAGTTTGAGTTTGATCCAGAGAAGTTTCCAAATGCATCTGAGATGTTTCAGAAACTTAAGGATGATGGTTTCAAAGTGACCCTGTGGACACATCCTTTTGTAAACTACAACTCTACTAACTTTGGTATCGGAGTGGAGAAAGGGCTTTTTGTGCGAGAACCTAGTGGTGAGTTACCTGCTTTGATCCGCTGGTGGAATGGTATTGGAGGCATCTTGGATTACACCAATCCAGAAACTCGTGACTGGTATGCTTCACACCTTCGCACCATGAAGAACAAATATGGAATAGCTTCCTTTAAATTTGATGCTGGAGAGACTAGCTATTTACCTCAACAATTCAGCACCTTAATGCCCTTGCAGGATCCCAGCGTGTTCACCCGTCGCTATACTGAGATGGCTATACCCTTCAATGACCGTGCAGAACTGCGTTCAGGCTACCAATCCCAGAATATCTCCTGCTTCTTTCGGATTGTTGACCGGGATTCACTTTGGGGCTATGACCTGGGACTCAAATCTATCATCCCTACTGTGCTAACGGTAAGTATTCTCGGCTACCAGTTCGTTCTACCGGACATGATTGGAGGAAATGCTTACCCAAACCGTACTGAAGGTCACCAAGGACTGCCTGATCGGGAACTTTACATCCGCTGGCTGGAACTTTCAGCGTTTATGCCAGCTATGGAGTTCTCAATCCCTCCGTGGGTCTATGATGATGAGGTTGTTGAGATAGCCAAAAAGTTCACAGCAATTCATGAAACCCTGGTGGCTCCTCGAGTTCTTGAACTTGCCAGTGAAGTGTTGGACACCGGAGATCCTATCATCCGTCCTCTTTGGTGGATTGCTACAGAAGATGAAGCTGCCTACAAAATTGACTCCCAGTTTCTCATAGGGGATGACCTTATGGTAGCACCAGTGCTTGAGCCAGGCAAACAGGAGAGAGATATTTACCTCCCAGCTGGTAGATGGAGGAGCTACAAAGGTGAACATTTTGATAAAGGACCAATTTACCTTACTGACTACCCAGTAGATTTGGATGAAATTGCCTACTTTGTATGGTCAGGATGA
- the LOC136677250 gene encoding MAM domain-containing protein 2-like isoform X1, which yields MLGAIKGVSTVFSSTSMTEKRSNCNICQSAMTALHLSALLAAVVVLLAEAQLQLLPGSCSFDQGTCGYTSDPEFASWIVNDEGRFISADSSFLGEADRAVLVSPELEQAEWSCLRLVYQITGAGSLGVHLRPHGESFDYMLWRADKPSDSWLIASIDLHNISGAYQLLMEARPNQEPGCSIAIFEIHIIPGFCIECSFEEHHLCGYSNQWNPNVNWYVGGSLTRDPQSNLPDDHTMNNQRGHYMYVDSVYAKGFQEVAKLVSPMTNTPMAGCLSFYYQRNQARGNFFSVFTRDQLGHYEEIWRPEVYATTTWKLVQIDIKAPHPLEVVYEVAFNSPRGGFVAVDDISFSPQFCHTETEPTFDPSIANCDFEESLCQYYQEHIGGAVWSRVSVKPNVYRIGDHTTGSGSFLMANSRFTFRPSYVGRLHGPYLPGNHKYCLRFYYALHGFKKIDNALALYVYDEKDIAQEKIWTVSESSRGVWTEVEVTYHKPMSTKIVFVSICRNFWDCGLVSLDDITVTLGDCRMTAGPMRPPPGHCYFETGDCGYTEEKSSKKIHWLRIRGNTPTSYTGPKGDHTLGVGYYMYIEASYMLHGQSARLLSPELRGSVTPQCLTFYYHMYGSGTGTLSILLRRGDSLKEKLLWKRQWEQSISWMKATVDYDSSTRHKIIFEAIRGPSIRSDIAIDDIVFTKGPCNDPGDSISYSGFSENFNEIEY from the exons ATGCTGGGGGCGATTAAAGGAGTGTCTACGGTCTTTTCCAGCACATCAATGACCGAGAAGAGATCTAACTGTAATATCTGCCAGTCTGCCATGACTGCTCTACATCTTTCTGCTCTTTTAG CTGCTGTGGTGGTGCTGCTGGCGGAGGCTCAGCTCCAGCTGCTTCCCGGTTCCTGCAGCTTTGACCAGGGCACATGCGGCTACACCTCGGACCCAGAATTCGCCTCATGGATCGTCAACGACGAAG GTCGCTTTATATCAGCAGACTCCTCGTTCCTGGGGGAAGCTGACAGGGCTGTGCTGGTCAGTCCTGAGCTTGAACAAGCTGAGTGGAGCTGTTTGCGTCTGGTCTACCAAATCACAGGGGCAGGTTCCCTTGGGGTTCATCTGCGCCCCCATGGAGAGAGCTTTGACTACATGCTGTGGAGGGCAGACAAACCTTCTGACAGCTGGCTCATTGCCAGCATAGATCTCCACAATAtttctggagcctaccag CTTTTAATGGAAGCTCGTCCCAACCAAGAACCAGGATGCAGTATTGCTATCTTTGAAATTCACATTATTCCAGGCTTCTGTATAG AATGTAGCTTTGAGGAGCATCACTTGTGTGGCTACAGTAACCAGTGGAACCCTAATGTGAACTGGTATGTGGGAGGCAGCCTTACCCGAGATCCTCAGTCCAATCTCCCTGACGACCACACCATGAATAACCAAAGAG GTCACTACATGTATGTGGACTCGGTGTATGCCAAGGGGTTCCAAGAAGTGGCTAAGCTTGTGTCACCGATGACAAACACACCTATGGCCGGCTGCTTGTCCTTCTACTACCAGAGAAACCAGGCCAGGGGCAACTTCTTCTCTGTCTTCACAAGGGACCAGCTGGGTCACTATGAAGAGATCTGGAGGCCTGAGGTTTACGCAACTACCACCTGGAAACTAGTCCAAATAGATATAAAGGCGCCCCATCCTTTGGAG gtggtaTATGAGGTAGCCTTCAACAGTCCTCGTGGTGGCTTTGTGGCTGTGGATGACATCAGCTTTTCTCCCCAGTTCTGCCACACTGAAACAG AGCCCACCTTTGACCCCTCCATAGCTAATTGTGACTTTGAGGAGAGTTTGTGTCAGTACTACCAGGAGCATATTGGAGGAGCCGTCTGGAGCAGAGTCTCTGTAAAACCAAATGTCTACAGGATTGGAGACCACACTACAGGATCAG GGTCCTTCCTAATGGCTAACTCTCGTTTTACCTTTCGTCCGAGCTATGTGGGGCGTCTGCATGGACCCTATCTGCCCGGCAACCACAAGTATTGTCTTAGATTCTACTATGCCCTGCATGGCTTCAAGAAAATTGACAACGCTCTGGCCCTTTATGTCTATGATGAGAAGGACATAGCTCAGGAGAAGATTTGGACAGTGTCAGAGAGCTCTAGAGGTGTGTGGACGGAGGTGGAGGTTACCTACCATAAACCCATGTCTACTAAG ATAGTGTTTGTCAGCATTTGCAGAAACTTCTGGGATTGTGGGCTTGTATCCCTTGATGATATCACGGTGACGCTTGGAGACTGCCGCATGACTGCAG GGCCGATGCGACCACCACCCGGACACTGCTACTTCGAGACAGGAGACTGTGGTTACACTGAGGAGAAAAGTAGTAAGAAAATACACTGGTTACGCATTAGAGGAAACACGCCCACCTCTTACACAGGGCCCAAGGGGGATCACACCTTAGGGGTAG GGTACTACATGTACATTGAGGCGTCCTACATGTTGCACGGTCAGTCAGCAAGGCTGCTGTCTCCAGAGCTGCGAGGGTCAGTAACACCTCAGTGCCTCACCTTCTACTATCACATGTACGGCTCAGGTACAGGAACGTTGAGCATTCTTCTGCGACGAGGTGATAGTCTGAAGGAGAAATTGCTCTGGAAGAGACAATGGGAACAGAGCATCTCATGGATGAAGGCCACAGTAGATTATGATTCTTCAACCAGGCACAAA aTAATATTTGAAGCTATCAGAGGCCCTTCAATAAGAAGCGACATTGCTATTGATGACATTGTATTCACAAAAGGACCATGCAATG ATCCCGGAGACAGCATCTCATACTCAGGATTCTCTGAAAACTTCAATGAAATTGAGTACTGA
- the LOC136677250 gene encoding MAM domain-containing protein 2-like isoform X2 has protein sequence MLGAIKGVSTVFSSTSMTEKRSNCNICQSAMTALHLSALLAAVVVLLAEAQLQLLPGSCSFDQGTCGYTSDPEFASWIVNDEGRFISADSSFLGEADRAVLVSPELEQAEWSCLRLVYQITGAGSLGVHLRPHGESFDYMLWRADKPSDSWLIASIDLHNISGAYQLLMEARPNQEPGCSIAIFEIHIIPGFCIECSFEEHHLCGYSNQWNPNVNWYVGGSLTRDPQSNLPDDHTMNNQRGHYMYVDSVYAKGFQEVAKLVSPMTNTPMAGCLSFYYQRNQARGNFFSVFTRDQLGHYEEIWRPEVYATTTWKLVQIDIKAPHPLEVVYEVAFNSPRGGFVAVDDISFSPQFCHTETEPTFDPSIANCDFEESLCQYYQEHIGGAVWSRVSVKPNVYRIGDHTTGSGSFLMANSRFTFRPSYVGRLHGPYLPGNHKYCLRFYYALHGFKKIDNALALYVYDEKDIAQEKIWTVSESSRGVWTEVEVTYHKPMSTKIVFVSICRNFWDCGLVSLDDITVTLGDCRMTAGPMRPPPGHCYFETGDCGYTEEKSSKKIHWLRIRGNTPTSYTGPKGDHTLGGTTCTLRRPTCCTVSQQGCCLQSCEGQ, from the exons ATGCTGGGGGCGATTAAAGGAGTGTCTACGGTCTTTTCCAGCACATCAATGACCGAGAAGAGATCTAACTGTAATATCTGCCAGTCTGCCATGACTGCTCTACATCTTTCTGCTCTTTTAG CTGCTGTGGTGGTGCTGCTGGCGGAGGCTCAGCTCCAGCTGCTTCCCGGTTCCTGCAGCTTTGACCAGGGCACATGCGGCTACACCTCGGACCCAGAATTCGCCTCATGGATCGTCAACGACGAAG GTCGCTTTATATCAGCAGACTCCTCGTTCCTGGGGGAAGCTGACAGGGCTGTGCTGGTCAGTCCTGAGCTTGAACAAGCTGAGTGGAGCTGTTTGCGTCTGGTCTACCAAATCACAGGGGCAGGTTCCCTTGGGGTTCATCTGCGCCCCCATGGAGAGAGCTTTGACTACATGCTGTGGAGGGCAGACAAACCTTCTGACAGCTGGCTCATTGCCAGCATAGATCTCCACAATAtttctggagcctaccag CTTTTAATGGAAGCTCGTCCCAACCAAGAACCAGGATGCAGTATTGCTATCTTTGAAATTCACATTATTCCAGGCTTCTGTATAG AATGTAGCTTTGAGGAGCATCACTTGTGTGGCTACAGTAACCAGTGGAACCCTAATGTGAACTGGTATGTGGGAGGCAGCCTTACCCGAGATCCTCAGTCCAATCTCCCTGACGACCACACCATGAATAACCAAAGAG GTCACTACATGTATGTGGACTCGGTGTATGCCAAGGGGTTCCAAGAAGTGGCTAAGCTTGTGTCACCGATGACAAACACACCTATGGCCGGCTGCTTGTCCTTCTACTACCAGAGAAACCAGGCCAGGGGCAACTTCTTCTCTGTCTTCACAAGGGACCAGCTGGGTCACTATGAAGAGATCTGGAGGCCTGAGGTTTACGCAACTACCACCTGGAAACTAGTCCAAATAGATATAAAGGCGCCCCATCCTTTGGAG gtggtaTATGAGGTAGCCTTCAACAGTCCTCGTGGTGGCTTTGTGGCTGTGGATGACATCAGCTTTTCTCCCCAGTTCTGCCACACTGAAACAG AGCCCACCTTTGACCCCTCCATAGCTAATTGTGACTTTGAGGAGAGTTTGTGTCAGTACTACCAGGAGCATATTGGAGGAGCCGTCTGGAGCAGAGTCTCTGTAAAACCAAATGTCTACAGGATTGGAGACCACACTACAGGATCAG GGTCCTTCCTAATGGCTAACTCTCGTTTTACCTTTCGTCCGAGCTATGTGGGGCGTCTGCATGGACCCTATCTGCCCGGCAACCACAAGTATTGTCTTAGATTCTACTATGCCCTGCATGGCTTCAAGAAAATTGACAACGCTCTGGCCCTTTATGTCTATGATGAGAAGGACATAGCTCAGGAGAAGATTTGGACAGTGTCAGAGAGCTCTAGAGGTGTGTGGACGGAGGTGGAGGTTACCTACCATAAACCCATGTCTACTAAG ATAGTGTTTGTCAGCATTTGCAGAAACTTCTGGGATTGTGGGCTTGTATCCCTTGATGATATCACGGTGACGCTTGGAGACTGCCGCATGACTGCAG GGCCGATGCGACCACCACCCGGACACTGCTACTTCGAGACAGGAGACTGTGGTTACACTGAGGAGAAAAGTAGTAAGAAAATACACTGGTTACGCATTAGAGGAAACACGCCCACCTCTTACACAGGGCCCAAGGGGGATCACACCTTAGGG GGTACTACATGTACATTGAGGCGTCCTACATGTTGCACGGTCAGTCAGCAAGGCTGCTGTCTCCAGAGCTGCGAGGGTCAGTAA